One Actinomycetospora corticicola genomic window, GAGGATGGCGGCCAGATGGTCGTCGTCCTGCCCTGGACGCCCGAAGACGTCCCCAGTTCCCACCCCGCCACTGATCGCCCCGCCGGCGATCGCATCGAGCAGGGCGTCGTCGGCCCGGACGGCGGCGAGGTCCACCGGGCCGTCGACCAGATCGTCACCCGCACCGAACGCGCGGTGACCACCCACTCAACTCACCTCTTCCGAGATCGCGGACACGGCGGTCCGCAGCTTCGACAGTGCGCGGTGCTGTGCCACCCGGACCGCTCCGGGTGTGGATTCGACCGCTTCCGCGGTCTCCTCCGCCGAGAGACCAACGACGACACGCAGCACGAGGATTTCCCGTTGTTTGGGAGGCAGCGTGTCGAGCAGCTGACCCATCTGGACGGACAGAGCACCGTTCATCGCGCGCTGCTCCGGACCGTCGTACGGGTCCAGTTCCTCGGGCAGCTCGGAGACGGGTTCGGACTTGTTCCGCGCCACCGAGCGATGGGCGTCGACCACCTTGTGCGCCGCGATCCCGTACACGAAGGCGAGGAAAGGGCGACCCTGGTCCCGGTAGCCGGGCAGTGCGGTCAGCACGGCGAGGCACACCTCCTGGGCCACGTCGTCGGCCGAGACCGACGACCTCTCCTGCCTCCCGATCCTCGCGCGGCAGTAGCGCACGACGAGCGGTCGGATGATCGCGAGGACACGATTGAGAGCCGAGCGGTCGCCGTCGTTGGCGGCGGCCACCAGCCTCTCGAGGTCGTTCCCTGACTCGGTCATCGCTCCCCGTGGCCCCGGCGTTACGCGCGGCGGTGTGACCCGCAGGTCCACCTCGGTCCGACGGGCCGCGTCGTGCACGGTGGGAACCGACGCACTCGGTGGCCCGGAGGCGTCACCGTACCGTCCCCCCGGACGGACCGCGCCATGTCCTGCGGACGGGTTCCCCCGATCCGGCACCCGCCAGCGGTCGGCGGCCCGATGGGCGGCACGCGGTGTGCCGATCGGCGGGGTGGCCACCTCGTCGGGGGCCGATCCGTACCCACTGACGGGGGGAATCGGCGACCCCACCGGCGGGCTCTGCGGCGGCGGACCCACGGACGGGTGGACCGGCGGGTACGCGGACCCCGGGTACGGCGGGTAGGTGGGCGGCGTCGTGGGATACGCCCCGGTCCCCGGGTCGGCGACGGGCCGACCGGGGTGGACGGGACGGGGCCGCGCGGTCAGGAGACCAGGCCCCGTCGGAAGCCGTGCGCCACGGCCTGCGCACGATCACGGACGCCGAGCTTGCGGAAGAGCCGGCGCGCGTGGGTCTTCACCGTGTCCTCGGACAGGTAGAGCTCCCGCCCGATCTGGCCGTTGCTCTTGCCCTGCGCCATCCCGCGCAGCACCTGCAGCTCGCGCTCGGTGAGCTGGACGCCGGTGTCCGACGGCGTGCGCGGGGCCGGCACCGAGGTGCTGGCGAGGGTGTGGGCGAGCGCGGCGACCAGCTCGGGACGGGAGGCGTCCCACCGCAGGTAGCCGCGGGCCCCGCCCGCGATGGCGGCGGCGATGCTGCCGGAGTCGTCCGGGGCACCGAAGACGATGACGTTCGCCTGCGGGTGCGCGGCGACGAGCCGACGGGTGGCCTCCACCCCGGTCGGCACGGCGCGCTGGGTCCCCACGAGGACGACGTCCACGCTCTGCCGGGAGAAGCGGGTGAGCAGCTCGTCGCCGTGGGCGACGCAGTCGATGCGGTGGACGCCCGGCACGGCCGACATGACGCGGGTCAGGCCCTCACGCACGCTGCGGCGGTCGTCGCAGATCAGGACCGTCGTCACGGAAGTTCCTCCCTGCAGCGTTCCTGCAGTCGCTTGGCGGGCACTACCGGTCATCGGCGCGCCGCCGCCCCGGCTTGAGTCGGATCCGCGGTTTTCCCGCGCCGGATCGACGACCGGTGCCATGCCTGCTCCTCATCCGGTGATCCTGCGGCGACCGGACGGCGTACCGCGCCGTACGACGTGGTTGCCACCGGACCCCTCTCCCCTGTCAACGGCGCCGAGGGCGACCGGTCACGGCCGACCCTCCCGCTCCCCCGTCGTATCCGCCACCCACACGGAGCACCGAACACGGTGTGCTCAGGGAATGATCACGGATGGTGGTCGTATGGGCAAGTCTTGTCACGCACCGGATTCGTCGACCGGTGCGATCGGCGCGGTGTGTCGCGCATCCGGACGACCGGCGGTCGATTGCGAAGGGGGGGACGGCTCACAACCGGATGTCTTGTCCGCCGTGGTCCGGCGGTCATAGGGTCGGACCACGGTCGCCCTGCGCGCGACCACCGGCACGGACGGTGACGCACCGGCCGGGCCCACCACTTCGTGGTGCCGACGACGTCGGGTCTGGACACCTCGGGCCCGGGGCCGCCGCCCACCCGCGTCAGGACGAGGAGGTGGTCGAGATGGCCGACGTCCGTCGACTCCCCGGCCCCAACGCCGATCTCTGGGACTGGCAGCTGCACGCCGCGTGCCGCGGCATGGACAGCGCGTTCTTCTTCCACCCCGACGGCGAGCGCGGGCCCGCCCGCGCGAGCCGGGAGCGCCGCGCCAAGGCGGTGTGCGAGGGCTGTCCCGTGATGGAGCCCTGCCGTCGGCACGCGCTCGCCGCGGGCGAGCCCTACGGCATCTGGGGCGGACTCTCGGAGTCCGAGCGCACCGGGTCCCGCTCGCGCGGCCGGGTGCAGGACATCGTCATCCGCTGAGACCGGCACGGACCCACGGACGGCCCGCCGGTCACCGTCGACGGTGACCGACGGGTCGTTCGTGCATCCGGGCCGGACACGACGAGAACGGGCCCGCACGCCGGTGGCGTGCGGGCCCGTCGTCGTACCGGTGACCTACCGGGACTCAGTGCCCGTGCCCGTGGCCGTGCCCGTGGCCGTGGCCACCGGCGGCGGCGGGCGCCTCCTCCTCGGGCTTGTCGACGACCGCGGACTCGGTCGTCAGCACCATGCGCGCGATCGAGACCGCGTTCTCCAGGGCGGAGCGCGTGACCTTGACCGGGTCGATGATGCCCGCGGCCATCAGGTCGCCGTAGGTCTCGCTCGCGGCGTCGTAGCCGGTCTCCCAGCCGCCGTCGGCGACCTTGGCGGCCACCACGGCACCCTCGAGGCCCGCGTTGGCCGCGATGGCCTTGAGGGGCGCCGAGAGCGCCCGACGGACCAGCGCCACCCCGGTGGCCTCGTCGCCGGTGCGCCCGAGGCCGCCCTCGAGCTCGGCCGACGCGTGCAGCAGGGCCGCACCGCCGCCGGGCACGATGCCCTCCTCGACCGCGGCCCGGGTCGCCGCCACCGCGTCCTCGATGCGGTGCTTGCGCTCCTTGAGCTCGGTCTCGGTGGCCGCGCCGACCTTGATCACCGCGACGCCGCCGGCGAGCTTCGCCAGCCGCTCCTGCAGCTTCTCGCGGTCCCAGTCGGAGTCGGTCTCGTCGATCTCGCGACGGATCGCCGCCACCCGGCCCTCGACGGCGGCCTTGTCGCCGCCGCCCTCGACCAGCGTGGTGGCGTCCTTGGTGACCACCGCGCGCCGGACGGAGCCCAGCGCGTCGAGCCCGGCCTCGGAGAGCTTGAGCCCGATCTCGGGGTTGATCACCGTGGCGCCGGTGGCGGCCGCGAGGTCGTCGAGGAACGCCTTGCGGCGGTCCCCGAAGAACGGCGCCTTGACCGCGCAGATGCGCAGCGTCTTGCGGATGGCGTTGACGACGATGGTCGACAGCGCCTCGCCCTCGAGGTCCTCGGCCACGACGAGCAGCGGCTTGCCGGACTCGACGACCTTCTCCAGCAGCGGGAGGAGCTCCTGGATGGAGGAGATCTTCTCGCGGTGCAGCAGGACGTGGGCGTCCTCGAGCACCGCCTCCATGGACTCGCCGTCGGTGACGAAGTAGGGCGAGAGGTAGCCCTTGTCGAACTGCAGCCCCTCGGTGACCTCGAGCTCGGTCGCCAGCGTCGAGGATTCCTCGATGGTGATGACGCCGTCCTCGCCGACGCGCTCCATCGCCTCGCCGATGAGGTCGCCGATCTCCTGGTCGCGCGAGGCGACCGCGCCGACGGCGGCGATGCCACGCTTGCCGTCGACCGGGGTGGCCTTCGCCCGCAGGACCTCGGTGACCTTCTCCGCGGCCGCCGCCATGCCGGCGCCGATTCCGGTGGGGCTCGCCCCGGCCGCCAGGTTGCGCAGGCCCTCGGCGACGAGCGCCTGGGCCAGCACCGTGGCCGTCGTCGTGCCGTCACCGGCGACGTCGTTGGTCTTGGTGGCCGCCGTCTTCGCCAGCTGCACGCCGAGGTTCTCGAACGGGTCGGAGAGCTCGATCTCGCGGGCGATGGTGACACCGTCGTTGGTGATGGTCGGTCCACCGAACTTCTTGTCCAGCACGACGTGGCGCCCCCGCGGTCCGAGGGTCACCTTCACCGCCGCCGCCAGCTGGTCGACGCCGCGCTCGAGGGCGCGACGGGCGGTCTCGTCGAACGTGATCTGCTTGGGCACTATCCGTCCTTTCGTACACCGGACACACCACCGCCCCGGGACCCCGGAGCTTCGGGATCACCGGGGCGGTGGCGCTGCCTACGGTGCTTAGTTGACGACCGCCAGGACGTCGCGCGACGACAGGATCAGGTAGTCCTCGCCGTTGTACTTGACCTCGGTGCCGCCGTACTTCGAGAAGATGACGACGTCGCCGACCGCGACGTCGAGCGGGATGCGGTTGCCGTTGTCGTCGACCCGCCCCGGGCCCACCGCGAGGACCTTGCCCTCCTGCGGCTTCTCCTTGGCGGTGTCAGGGATGACGATGCCGGACGCGGTCGTGGTCTCGGCCTCGGAAGCCTGCACCACGAGCTTGTCCTCGAGCGGCTTGATGTTCACGCTCGCCACGGGATGACCTCCACGATCTGGGGTCCAGCTGTTCTGGATGGGTGGGTGACGGCGCCCGGGAGGCCGACCCGTCGTCGCGGGTGCCGAGCCGGCTCCGGTGCCGTTCGTTTTGGCACTCTACCGCCGCGAGTGCCAATCCATCAACGAGGGTCGTGCGGGCGTGTGGCGGCGGTCGGGACGGCCGGTCGACGCATGGTGTGCGCGTCCGCCCCGCTCGCGTAGTAGCGCCGTCGGGTGCCCACCACCTCGAAGCCCTCGGAGCGGTAGAGCGCCAGCGCGGGCACGTTGTCGGTGCGCACCTCGAGGAAGGTGACCGCCTCGATCGCGTCGGCGCGGTCGAGCAGCGCGCGGAGCAACCGGCGGCCCACTCCGTGCCCCTGCACCATCGGGTCCACCCCGATCGTGTGCACCTCGGCCTCCGCCGGGTCCCGTCCGAAGGCGGGGGCGGGCAGCAGCGCGATCCCGGCGTAGCCCACCAGCCGGCCACCCGCCCGGGCGGCCACGTACGGGTGGCCCGCGTGCAGCTCCGAGCGGAACGCGTCGGCGCTCCACGGGTCGTCGCCGGGGAAGAGCAGCGCCTCCAGCCGGGCGCACTCCGCGGCGTCCGCCGGGGTCAGCGGCCCGAGGACGACGGGCACCTCCGGCGCCCCTCCCCGTGGCGGCGGAGCGTCGTCGCCGTCGCGGCGGGAGGCGGCGTCCCCCGGTCCGGTCACGCCCGTCGTCGGGGTCGGCGCAGCCGCGACCGGCGGGACGACGATCCGGCCTCCTGCGGCCGGAGGCGGCGGAGCACCTGGCTGCGGTGGGTGCAGCGGCGCAGCAGTTCGAGCAGGGCCGCGTCGAACTCCCCGGGCTGCTCGAGCATCGCCATGTGGCCCGCGCCCTCGAGCGGGAGCAGCTCGGCCCGCGGCAGCTCGGCGGCGATCACCTCGGAGTGCGAGTACGGGATCATGACGTCGCGGGTGCCGCCGGCGACGAGCACCTCGCACTGCGAGAGGCCCCGCAGCGCCGCCTTGCGGTCGTGGGTGGAGAGCGTGTTCGCGAACGAGGTGAGGACGTCGAGGGCGGTCGAGGCGATCGTCGAGTCGACGAGGTCGATCAGCGCCGGGTCGACGTCCTGGTCCCCGAACGAGAAGCGCGCGACCGCGGCCCACATCGCGTTGCCACCGAGTCGGCGGATCCGGTCGACGGTGGCCGGGCGCCAGTGGGCGAGCCGGCCGAGGACGTTGACGGTCGGGTTGCGGTGCGAGAGCACCGCGCGCTGCAGGCCGACGGTGCCGACGTCGCCCGCCGAGGTCGACACGAGCGCGACGCCGAGCACGCGGTCGCGGAAGAGCGCGGGGTGCCGCTCGGCCAGCGCCATGATCGTCATGCCGCCCATGGAGTGGCCGACCAGCACGAGGTCGCCCTCCGGGGCCACGGTGCGGATCACGGCGTCGAGGTCCGCGCCGAGCTGGGCGATGGTGCAGGCCCGTGCCGAGCACTGTCCGGATCGGCCGTGCCGGCGCTGGTCGTAGAGGACGACGCGGACGGCGGGGTCGGTGAGGCCCGCGAGCATCCGACGCTGGAAGTGCCAGCAGCGCCGGTCCAGCGCGAACCCGTGGACGAGGACGACCGTCAGTTCGGGCTTCGCCCCCGGCGTGACCGGGTCGACCTCCTCGACGGCGAGCCGGACCCCGTCGTCGGCGGCGACCGAGGACTCCCGCCCGCGGGGCAGCAGGCCGAGCTGGGAGGGGTGGGCGGACTCGTGCTCCTCGAGCTCGGCGCGGGCCTTCACCACCCGGGAGCGGGCACGACCCGCGCCGACGGCGCCGACCGCGGCCGCGCCACCCAGCACCGTGCCCGCGATCGCCCCGATGATCCCGCCGGTGTGCCGCCGGTCGTCGCTCATCGGTCGTCGCCCGCGGACCGCGCCGCCGCCGCCGTCGTCATGACTGGCCTTCTACCACGTCCGCACCCGAATAACCCGTGAAGTCGGTCAGCCCACCACGGTCCGGACCGGCCGGGGCCGGCTCCCGACCCCGGTGACGATCTCGTAGTGGATGGTGCCGAGCAGCTCCGCCCACTCGGCCGCGCTCGGCCCGCCGTCGTCCCCCGCGCCGAAGAGCAGCACCTCGTCACCCTCGGCGACGCCGTGGTCGGTCCCGCTCGGGCCGAGGTCGACCATCACCTGGTCCATGCACACCCGTCCGACGACGGGGCGGCGGACCCCGCCGATCCCGACCGTCAGCCTCCCCGTGGACCCGAGCAGCCGGGGCACGCCGTCGGCGTACCCGACCGGCACGAGGGCGAGGACCCGGTCGGTGGGCGTGGTCCAGATGTGGCCGTAGGAGACGCCCTCGCCGGCGGCGACGGTCTTGAGCAGCGCGACCCGGCTGCGCAGCGACATGGCCGGGCGCAGGGCGGTCGGCTCCCCCGCCCCGGCGATCGGGTCGAGCCCGTAGACCGCGATCCCGGGCCGGACGAGGTCGCGGTGCAGGTCGGGCCGGGTGAGCGTGGCGGCGGAGTTCGCGACGTGCGCGAGCAGCGTCCGCCCGAGCCGGGTCCGCGCGGCGGCGTGGGCGTCGTCGAACCGGCCGGCCTGGACTTCGATGGTCGGGTGGGCCGGGGCGTCGGCGTGCGCGAGGTGGGTCCACACCGCGACCGGTTCGACCTCGCCCGCGGCCGTGTGATCGGCGACGGCCTCGAGGAGATCGCCCCACCCGTGCGGCGGGCAGCCGTTGCGCGAGAGCCCCGTGTCGATCTTGAGGTGGATGCGGGCGGGCCGTCCCGCGGCCCGGGCGCCCGCCGCGACGGCGGCGAGGTCGCGGCGGGAGGCGACACCGAGGTCGACGTCGGTCGCGACGGCGGGGGCGAAGTCCTCGTCGGGCACGTGCAGCCATGACAGGACCGGGGCGGTGATCCCCGCCGCGCGCAGCTGCGCGGCCTCCTCGAGGGTGCACACCCCGAGCCAGCGGGCGCCGGCGTCGAGCGCGGTGCGTGCCACGTCGACGGCCCCGTGGCCGTACCCGTCGGCCTTGACCACCGCCATCGTCCCGGCGCCGGCGGCGAGCCCGACCAGGTGGCGGACGTTGTGGCGGACGGCGTCCAGGTCGATCCGGACCTCCGCGCGGGGGCTCACACCGCCTCCCGGACCGAGCGGATGGCCTCGGGCAGCGCGGCCTGGACGTGGGAGGCGGGGACGGGGGCTCCCCGCGAGCCCAGCTCCGCGGCGCGGGCGTGGACGAACGCGGCGCAGCCGCCGGCGTCCAGGGGGTCGAGGCCTGCGGCCAGCAGCGCCCCCGCGACGCCCGAGAGGACGTCGCCCGAGCCCGCCGTCGCGAGCCAGGAGGAGCCCGCCGGGTGCACCAGCACCCGGCCGTCCGGCGCCGCGACGACCGTGGCGTTGCCCTTGAGCAGGACCGTCACGCCGAGTTCGGCCGCGGCCCGGCGGGCGGCGCCGATCCGGTCGACGGCGGGGTCGGGCGGGTCGTCGAACGAGGCGACGAGGCGGGCGAACTCCCCGGCGTGCGGCGTCACCAGCGTCGTCGTCGCGGCGGCACGGGCCCGCAGGTCGGCGTCGGCGCCGAGCAGGGTGATCGCATCGGCATCGGCGAGCACCGGGAGGCCGGCGTCGAGCACGTGGCGCAACGTCGCGGCGCCGGCGTCGTCGGTGCCCAGCCCCGGCCCGACGGCCCAGGCCTGGACGCGCCCGGCGTCCTCGACGTGGTCGGTGGCGACGACCTCGGGCCAGGCGGCCCGGACCTCGTCGGCGGCGGACCCGGCGTAGCGGACCATCCCGCTGGTGGCCAGGGCGGCGGCGCCGCTCGCGAGCACGGCCGCGCCCGGGTAGGTGGCGCTGCCGGCGGCGATCCCGACGACGCCCTGGGTGTACTTGTCGTCGGTCGGACCGGGCACGGGCCAGCGCGCCCCGACGTCGGCGGCCTCCAGCACCCGGGCGTGCGGCTCCCCGAGCTCCGGTCCCAGCCCGACGTCGATGAGCGTCACCGGGCCGCACCGGTCCCGGTTCAGCACGTGCACCGGCTTGCGGGCCCCGAAGGTGACCGTCGCCGTGGCGCCGACCGCCCGATCGGGCACGACCCCGGTCCGCGGGTCGACGCCGGACGGGGTGTCGATCGCGAGGACCGGGACCCCCGCGGTGTCGGCCGCGTCGACGAGGACGGGCGCGGGGTCGCGCAGCCCGCCCCGGGCCGAGATGCCGACGATCGCGTCGAGGACCAGGTCGGCCCGGCCGATCGCGACGACGGCGGGCTCGACCTCGGTCAGCACCCGCGCGCGGAACGAGCGCAGGGCCTCGAGGCCGGCCGGGTGGGCCCGGTCGGGGGCCAGCAGCACCGCGGTGACGGCGACGCCCCGGCGGCAGAGGTCGGCCCCGGCCCAGAGCCCGTCGCCCCCGTTGTTGCCCGCGCCGACGAGGACGACGACCCGGCGTCCGACGACCCCGCCCGTCCGCTCGCTCAGCAGGCGCAGCGCGACCTGGGCCGCGCCGTGGGCCGCGCGGCGCATGAGCGCCCCCTCGGCCGTACGCGCCAGGACGGGTTCCTCCGCGGCCTGCACCTGCTCGGGCGTCCAGACGCCGTACACGATGTGCCTCCTTCGTCGGCAGGTGAGCACTGAGGGGGCTGTAGCCCCACTTTCTGCTCACCTGCGCGCAGCGCACCTATTCGACGGTCACGGACTTCGCGAGATTGCGCGGTTTGTCGACGTCGTACCCGCGGGCGCGGGCGACCTCGGCGGAGAACACCTGCAGCGGCACGGTGGCGACGAGCGGCTGGATCAGGGTCGGCACCACCGGCACCTCGATCAGCGTGCTCGCGAACGGCCGCACCGTCTCGTCGCCGCGCTCGGCGATGACGATCGTGCGCGCCCCGCGGGCCTGGATCTCCCGGATGTTCGACAGCAGCTTCGCGTGCAGCGTCGCCCGCCCCCGCGGCGAGGGCATCACCACGACGACGGGGAGGTCCTGCTCGATCAGCGCGATCGGCCCGTGCTTGAGCTCGCCCGCCGCGAAGCCCTCGGCGTGCATGTAGGCGAGTTCCTTGAGCTTCAGCGCCCCTTCGAGGGCCACCGGGTAGCCGACGTGGCGACCGAGGAAGAGGACCGCCTTCGAGTCGGCGAGCTCGCGGGCCAGCGCCCGGGTCGGCTCGACCGCGGAGGCCAGCACCTTCTTCACCGCGTCCGCCGAGGCGACGAGCTGGTGGTACTCGCGCTCCACCTCGTCGGCGTACTTCGTGCCACGGTTCTGCGCGAGCGCGAGACCCACGAGGTAGCAGGCGACGACCTGCGACGTGAAGGTCTTCGTGGCCGCGACCCCGACCTCCGGCCCGGCGTGCGTGTAGAGCACGGCATCGGATTCGCGCGGGATCTGCGCGCCGTTGGTGTTGCAGATGGCCAGCACGCGGGCCTTCTGCTCGCGGGCGTGCCGGACGGCCTCGAGGGTGTCGGCGGTCTCGCCGGACTGCGAGATCGCGACGACGAGCGTGGACCGGTCGAGCACCGGGTCGCGGTAGCGGAACTCGCTCGCGACCTCGACCTCCACCGGGATGCGGCACCAGTGCTCGATCGCGTACTTCGCCAGCAGGCCGGCGTGGTAGGCGGTGCCGCAGGCGACGACGAACACCTTGTCGATGTCGCGCAGCTCCTGGTCGGAGAGGCGCTGCTCGTCGAGCACGATCCGGCCGTCGACGAGGTGGCCGCGCAGCGTGTCCGCGAGGGCCGCCGGCTGCTCCTCGATCTCCTTCGACATGAAGAAGTCGTGGCCGCCCTTCTCGGCGGCCGCGATGTCCCAGTCCACGTGGAACGGGCGGGTCGCGGCGAGGTCGCCGTGGAAGTCGGTGACGACCGCGCCCTCGCGCGTCAGCGTGACGATCTGGTCCTGGCCCAGCTCGACGGCGTCGCGGGTGTGGTCGATGAACGCCGAGACGTCGGAGGCCACGAACGTCTCGCCGTCCCCGATGCCGACCACCAGCGGCGACGACCGGCGGGCCGCCACGATCTCGTCGGGCCGCCCGGCGTGGGTGAGCACGAGGGTGAACGCACCCTCGAGCCGGTTGACCACGCGCCGGACGGCGGCGGTGAGCCCGGCGTCGGGCTCCTCGTCGAAGGCCCGGGCGACGAGGTGCGCCGCGACCTCGGAGTCGGTGTCGCTGGCGAGTTCCACCCCGGCGTCCTCGAGCTCGGCGCGCAGCGCGACGAAGTTCTCGATGATGCCGTTGTGGACGACGGCCACCCGGCCGGTCGCGTCCCGGTGCGGGTGGGCGTTCCGGTCGGTCGGCGCGCCGTGCGTGGCCCAACGGGTGTGGCCCATGCCGGTCCGCGCCGGGTGCTCCGCGTCCTCGGGGTGGGCGTCGGTGACCCGCACCAGGTTGTCCAGCGCGCCCGCCGCGCGGTGGACCTCCACCGTCGTCGAGTCGGGCGTCACCGTCGCGACGCCCGCCGAGTCGTACCCCCGGTACTCCAGCCGCCGCAGTCCGCCCAGCAGGACGTCGCGTGCCGGGCGCCAGCCCACGTACCCCACGATGCCGCACACGGGCTCCGAGCGTAGGTGGACGGAAGTGGACCTTGACCGGCGGCCGGGGTGACGCAGCCGTCACGGCCGTGTTCCAGCAGGCCAGTGCGGGTGGGGATGCACTACCGTGCCGCGCCATGGCCAGTGCGAAGCAGATCGTCGCCGAGCTCGGGCGCCCGGGCCCGCACCAGGTGCTGCGCGGGGACCTCGCGCTGGTGGGCCTGCCCGGGGTGCTCTTCACCCCCGCGTCGGGTGAGCTGCTCCCCGCCGTCGCCTTCGGGCACGACTGGCTGAACCCGGCCCCGCGCTACCTCGGGCTCCTGCGTCACCTGGCGTCGTGGGGGATCGTCGTGGCCGCGCCGGACACCGAGCGCAGCCCGTTCGCCTCGCACCGCAAGCTCGCCGGGGACCTGCGCACCGCGCTCGACGTCGTGTCCACCGTGCGCCTCGGCGGCACCGCCCGCGGTGCGGCGGTGAGCGTCGACCCCCGCAAGCTCGGTCTCGCCGGCCACGGCATGGGGGCGGCCGCCGCCGTCCTGGCCGCCGCGACGCCGCCGCCCGCGACGCGGGTCCAGGCCGTGGGCGAGCCGTACTGGGAGAGCGGCTCGGAGATCGCCGAGGCGCGGGGGCAGGTCGAGGCCGTCGCCACGATCGCCCTGTCGGAGTCCCGCCCGCCCGCGCAGGACGCCGCGCGCGCGGTGCACCGCCCCGGCCTGCACATCGCGTTCGGCAAGGACCTGGTGTCCCCGCCGTCAGCCGGCGCGGAACCGGTCGCCGCGGCCTGGGCCGGCCCGTCGGTGCTGCGCACCGTGAAGAAGGCCAGCCACATGGCGATCGTCGAGGGCAGGCACTGGAGCGACCTGGTGCTCGACGGCAAGGCCGACCTGGGCGTCGGCACGACGGTCAAGGCCCTGCTCACCGGGTTCCTGCTGCACCACCTGAACGGCGAGAAGGCGTACGCCGACCTCGTCGACGGCGCGGTCAAGGGCACCGAGGTGCGGGTCTACCGGGAGTCGTCGACCGTCTGAGCCCCGTCGTCCGGCTCCTCGCCCATCCCGAGCCCGCCCAGCGCGGCGAG contains:
- the glmS gene encoding glutamine--fructose-6-phosphate transaminase (isomerizing), with the protein product MCGIVGYVGWRPARDVLLGGLRRLEYRGYDSAGVATVTPDSTTVEVHRAAGALDNLVRVTDAHPEDAEHPARTGMGHTRWATHGAPTDRNAHPHRDATGRVAVVHNGIIENFVALRAELEDAGVELASDTDSEVAAHLVARAFDEEPDAGLTAAVRRVVNRLEGAFTLVLTHAGRPDEIVAARRSSPLVVGIGDGETFVASDVSAFIDHTRDAVELGQDQIVTLTREGAVVTDFHGDLAATRPFHVDWDIAAAEKGGHDFFMSKEIEEQPAALADTLRGHLVDGRIVLDEQRLSDQELRDIDKVFVVACGTAYHAGLLAKYAIEHWCRIPVEVEVASEFRYRDPVLDRSTLVVAISQSGETADTLEAVRHAREQKARVLAICNTNGAQIPRESDAVLYTHAGPEVGVAATKTFTSQVVACYLVGLALAQNRGTKYADEVEREYHQLVASADAVKKVLASAVEPTRALARELADSKAVLFLGRHVGYPVALEGALKLKELAYMHAEGFAAGELKHGPIALIEQDLPVVVVMPSPRGRATLHAKLLSNIREIQARGARTIVIAERGDETVRPFASTLIEVPVVPTLIQPLVATVPLQVFSAEVARARGYDVDKPRNLAKSVTVE
- a CDS encoding alpha/beta hydrolase, encoding MASAKQIVAELGRPGPHQVLRGDLALVGLPGVLFTPASGELLPAVAFGHDWLNPAPRYLGLLRHLASWGIVVAAPDTERSPFASHRKLAGDLRTALDVVSTVRLGGTARGAAVSVDPRKLGLAGHGMGAAAAVLAAATPPPATRVQAVGEPYWESGSEIAEARGQVEAVATIALSESRPPAQDAARAVHRPGLHIAFGKDLVSPPSAGAEPVAAAWAGPSVLRTVKKASHMAIVEGRHWSDLVLDGKADLGVGTTVKALLTGFLLHHLNGEKAYADLVDGAVKGTEVRVYRESSTV